From the genome of Vigna radiata var. radiata cultivar VC1973A unplaced genomic scaffold, Vradiata_ver6 scaffold_100, whole genome shotgun sequence:
GGTTCCATGGACAAGAAAAAGAATGGAGCCAATtgcaatttttatcttttgatttGGAAAGCACTTCGGATTCTTGTTTAGTTTGGATAGCTGTAGAGTCCGAAGCCATTCCTGATTCTTCTTTATCTGATTCATGTGGTTTATCTGATTCATGTGGTTTATCTGACTCCTGTGGTGAAACATCCATCTTCGTAGAAccatttccttcttctttcaaacTACAATAATTCCAGGAGAGATTCAAATCAATATGCTTGTACAGTTAGAGCTGAAACTAAAAGAACTTTCAGAGAATCTCAAGACAAATTATAATGCCTCAGCGTGTGCAAAGATCAAAATGGATAACAAGGACATACTTGATGCAATAAAAAGAAGCATGGATAACAATAAGGCAAATAGAATGTAAAATGAGACATGTAGCAAGAACCAAAGAACAACTTTAAGTTGTTTAACTTGATGtctaaataataaatgtgaCATTGGTGAAGAGAAGAAGACATACATTAGGGAGGTGGCATGATGACACTTTGTACGATTACATCTCCAACAGCTGGAGAATGATGAGCAACAACTCAAACACTTGCAGCTCGGCCACAAATGGCTCATCCAGCCACAACTATAGAAGTAGGCTTTCCGTGATCGCTTCTTTCTGCAATGTACATAAGGGGATATTCCTCAATAATTGGATTTGACTGAGTGTTGTATATCTATGGATGAATGTCCTTGTAATTTACCATGCTAATAGTTAACATATATGCTTGTCTATATAAATCAGTTGTAAAGGATGTGTACAAATATATAAGAATTTCCACATGGACATTGCTTTCTCTGTCAATATTTCGAACATTTTTATTGTGGTTTCCCATAGCTTTTTTTTGTTAGTAGATTTGGTTTGGTCtcctattttataatttttttttttttaaatatagtctAGGAATGATGAAGATGACTAATACTCGTTGAGATGCAAACCTAGTTAGTATTGTAGTCagaaaaatgatgttttaacatttttgttttcttactAAAAAAGGTACAATccatagaaaatatatatatgattaaataattaaagatgaaaatgaacTCACAATGGAGGATCAGGTAAAATTTCATTGTCTCTATGAGAGGGAATAGACGCATTGgacttggatgatttcaaactTTTTGTTTCAGGTGAAGTCTCTGTTTCGTTATCGTCTAGAAGGTGACTTTCTCCCTCAAACTTGAAAGATCCAAATGATGTTGTTGCTTGCAGTTCCTCTACATCAGCACTCTTTATGGAAGTGTCTATCTCCTCTACAGCAACATTATTTTCAGTAGTGCCTATCTTTTGTAGTATAACTGAAGGTTCTTGGTTATTCAGCTCACCAGATTTGGTCAATTCCATTGACAAGCATAATTCACCATACATAAACGCTTTTTCTCTGGAGAAACTTGGTTGCCCTATTTGAATACTGAATAGTGAATCATTAGAAGCAATACTCCATTCTGAAGGATTAGCATTTGTTTCAAAAATTGAAGATGGAATAATAGATGCATTATAACTTCCAGACCGATCCATCACTTGGAGGGGGGGACTAGCAATTGGTGACATATCCTTTTGGCTGTTGCTCAAATTGTTAACTTCATCTGTTGATGTTGGAAGTACAAAGTTGTTGTCAACTTCAGACTTGTCAGAGCTCTCAGAGCTAGAAACATAATCTTTCCCAGATTTGGTGTACGTAAATGATTCCTCCATTGCAAAGGAATCATCTGATGATGGTTCGGATAAAGAGCAAGAAGTTCCCCTTCTAGCTGATGAAGACGTGATTTTAGTGTCATCGGTATGTGTGTCAGAGAATTCAGCCTTATCACTTTCAACTTTACTGATGACACAAATTTGCTTTTCTGAATCACTACTGCTTCCACTCTCACGGCTGGAATCTTTACTTCTCGGACTGTCACCGATAGTTTCTGAAACTACTTTTGCTTGTTTATCTTGTATACTATGATCAATTGACTCTCCATCCATTTCAACACTTTCTACTTCTCTTCCCTCACAGGATTTCGAATGCTGAGAACTTGGTTTGCGATGCCCCAAATCCTTTATGAATTTTACTTGAGTACTTGACTTACGTTATACTATATTTCCACATTTCAGTGTCAGGATATTGACATGTAAACTTGAAGTGCATTTCCATTTGTACTGCATGAATAAGCTCAAAAGCTTGTCTTTCCTGAAAAAACGAAGATATTATAGAAAGATGACAAAGATTAAATGGTGTTTCAGGATTAATAAATGCCGCATGCTAAGAAATAATGAACTATATGTCACGTAAGAACATTGaaaactttgaattttatgtGACCTAACAattagagaaaaaacaaaagaccttgagaataatatatttgtgCAGACTAGTGCTAAATTTAATGACTTCAAAGCATATCAGCAAGCAATATATgagatatttaatattaatgattaagAATTACATTACCAAAACACCTTGAGCATCTTAAACTTGATGTTAATTCTATTACAAAGATGATACTAAAGTGGATCTATAGAGAGAGAAGTTCACTAGAAAGACACAATATTAATGAGATCTGAACTCAACAAATAAGGGATTAACACACTCTCaactcaaaatcttaaaataatgagTTATTGGATCTTCATATTTTAATGGTACGTTACTTTTTtgttactttctcatttctcatTTCTATTTAATGTGTAACTTAGATTCACCCTTAATTTTGAATTCACACTTAATTTTGAATAGCTATCGAACTCTAGATTAACTAAGGACATGACCAAATCATAACATAGAAGTAAGGTACAAAACTCTCCTTCCAAGAGGTTGATTTAGGTATTATTTCACTTCCATAGAGGCGATCCACAACGGTTTTTTTGACCGTAATGTCAAGGTTTTTGGGCTCAACGACTGCAACACAACTACATCGGTTGTAATGTCAAGGCACTTTTTGGGTATCGACGGCTGCAACACAACAATATCGGTTGTATTTAACTGCCGCTTTAACCAATATCAAGGATTGCAGCAAAACCACCTTACCTCGAAGAAAATTGGACAGCTTCCCAAACTTGGTTTTGAATGCACAGAAATTCCTAGAAATGTCAACTCAAAATAACAACTTGATCGGTTTAAAAGAAAGAGTTTGGTACCAAGAAGACTCAGGCACTGCCTGAATGATGATCGGAAGAGGAAAAAGATAAGAATTTctagagagaagaaagaagtattttagagagaaggagaagaaaatgaaagtgagAAACTTGGGGAAGAAAGATGCATGCAGGAAAGTGACTTTGAGGTTTTAAAAAATCCCATTATATTCTACAGTCAAAAATCACTCGGTCCAATTAAAACCTTGAATCCTTAATCTCATTATTCCAGAATCCATTTGCAATATAcgtttcaaatattcaataacacaaaattgaataaaattgttATCATCCCATATCTTGCATCATTTCTCACGTTACTCATCTCCAAAATGAGACATGTTCAAGCTCAGATACCTCTTCCCAAAAATTCTACACCCTCCCCTTTTTGATATCCACGTTGATTCATTTGTtcataaaaagaacaaaagccAAACACAGAATTATcgaaaaatgaaatgaaaacagaaaacataaaatctagattccaaaatttaaaaattgttataacCCAAGATAAAAAAACCCAAACGGGTTTGATTGAATAGATAAGAGATGCACCTGAAAAAGCAAACAACTGAGAAAACAATTTTGTGTCTGAAACCTCTGCTTTTTTGACGTTGACGATTGCAGCTAGCTACAAAgatgttgttgaatttgaaagGAGGTGGAGAGGAGAGGAATGAAAAGCtgattagaaagaaaaatgaaatgaaaaattagggttttcggAAGAATCAGACGGAGAGGATTATTGCGACAATATAGGAATTGAGTTTTGGATTCCGTTCTATGAACAACTGTTCCTTCGTTTGGCGCCAAATCTCCAACTAATTGTGTTAGACACAAGGTATGTCAGGTAACATCCAGTGAGAGaagataattgtatttattaatttttaatcaatattgtaattaatttcaatttatttgttttttctatatatatatatatatatatatatatataaactatagtCACattgagtttaattaatttttaatttatgataaaatttaaaaggtttaatgttTTGATAGGTCTTATTTTCGTTCTGAATCTCAaatatgtctttttatttttcggcgtctcaattggatctttatttttgtaaaattaaagcaattagAGGTCTGCTGTCAAATTGGACAAACGGTCATTTCATCAATCTGACATGgcattaaaaatgaattttgtattaaaaatttggaTTGCACAGGTGTAAATTCAGATTTAAAAAAGGATAAAGTGGACAAAATCTAAAAATTCAAGTGTAGTCCCTGACCCAAATTCAATCTTCCATGGTTCCATATCTTCCACTAGGCGAGATACCAACTCAAAACTACaccaaattatattttgttcatacTCGCTTCATACGGCTAAAAAAAACCCAGAATTCTcatcatcaaattttcaaaaaaagaaaatgaaagataaagatTCAAAAGAAAACCAAGAAGAGCCAATTGGGGTTTAACTAAACGCAGACATTCACGGAAACGCCATTACGAGTCTTGAGAAGCTCGAAGCTTGGCCTCTAGGGTTTCCGTCGGTATGGGAATCCCTAAGGAATGGTCGATGGTTTGTTTAATGCAATCGCCCACTTATGGAGACAGATAAATTGGCGCAATTGATCAAACTCAACCAAAGCAAAAATTCAGAATTTTTGTTGGCGACCAGTCCTCACGACTCTGACCATGGTTTCTATTTTCGCGCGAGGTTTTCTCTTCCTACATCGCACCTTCGTCCGCAAGAGGGAAATTCTCTCGCTTTCGTGAACGACGCCACTGCCGGTTGATCGTCTACTCCGGAAACATCCTAAGGAAGAACGATTTCCCTCATCAACCTCCGATTTGGCGCGGCTTGAAAACAGGGGTTTCCCCTTTCTCTCCTCCTCTTGTTTGAACTCGTGATCGTTGTCATCAACGAGGCTGGCCGTCACCACCACTGTCGATCACCCAAGGACGTGGTCGTTAGCAGGCCGTCGCCCTTTGTGGCCGGTGATTATTTCTCTCCTCCCTCTGTTTTCGCGCCTTGATTGTAATTGTATAATACTCTTGAGAAACTTCTGATTTTTTGCTTAGTTTTCTTGTGGTCATAGCCTACTGTGGTCAACTGCTATTCTCTTATCCTTTTTTTGAACGTGGCTTCGTGGCTCTATGTTGCTTTCCATTTTTGTTAGAAGTGAAGGATAGTTGTAGTAACATAGTAGGGTGGTTGATGATTGATGTTGGGGTAAGGGGAGTCAAAGCTAGTTGTGAATGTTGTTGATGGTGGTCAAGTCCTTGAAGGAGATGATGTTGAATGGAGGATGCAGATGATGTTAGCTTCATTATTGAAAAATGGTAAGAATGGGCCATGAAGGTTGGGGTTGGAAGATGGAATTATGTTGTGCCTGATGAAGGAAATGGGTTTTTGAGTCGGAAGAGGAATTTTGAGTAGTGTTAGAGAGAATAATGTTATCCCATGCCTTTTTTGTTCCCCTCCTCTAACTCCATtttccttgaattttttttctctctgatCAAATTATTTGCCCCTATTGTCTGGAAGTGGgttcctttttttcatttagcCCACAAGGATCAACTGAGAACCAAGAGCTGCCTGCCAAAGCCGCCACTCTGGTCAAACGCCATTCCCCTTTGATGTATAATTGGTGACAAAAATCATGGTGCTCCGTCCGGCTAAAGGAATGCGCGACGGAGGGTAGGGACTGCCTCGTTGGAGGTTGAAGAAAGAGgcatttctcttttttccttttcgtGCATCTCCCTTAGGATTT
Proteins encoded in this window:
- the LOC111241236 gene encoding uncharacterized protein LOC111241236 isoform X1; this encodes MDGESIDHSIQDKQAKVVSETIGDSPRSKDSSRESGSSSDSEKQICVISKVESDKAEFSDTHTDDTKITSSSARRGTSCSLSEPSSDDSFAMEESFTYTKSGKDYVSSSESSDKSEVDNNFVLPTSTDEVNNLSNSQKDMSPIASPPLQVMDRSGSYNASIIPSSIFETNANPSEWSIASNDSLFSIQIGQPSFSREKAFMYGELCLSMELTKSGELNNQEPSVILQKIGTTENNVAVEEIDTSIKSADVEELQATTSFGSFKFEGESHLLDDNETETSPETKSLKSSKSNASIPSHRDNEILPDPPLKKRSRKAYFYSCGWMSHLWPSCKCLSCCSSFSSCWRCNRTKCHHATSLILKEEGNGSTKMDVSPQESDKPHESDKPHESDKEESGMASDSTAIQTKQESEVLSKSKDKNCNWLHSFSCPWNLPSKSKHCCCC
- the LOC111241236 gene encoding uncharacterized protein LOC111241236 isoform X2, which gives rise to MDGESIDHSIQDKQAKVVSETIGDSPRSKDSSRESGSSSDSEKQICVISKVESDKAEFSDTHTDDTKITSSSARRGTSCSLSEPSSDDSFAMEESFTYTKSGKDYVSSSESSDKSEVDNNFVLPTSTDEVNNLSNSQKDMSPIASPPLQVMDRSGSYNASIIPSSIFETNANPSEWSIASNDSLFSIQIGQPSFSREKAFMYGELCLSMELTKSGELNNQEPSVILQKIGTTENNVAVEEIDTSIKSADVEELQATTSFGSFKFEGESHLLDDNETETSPETKSLKSSKSNASIPSHRDNEILPDPPLKKRSRKAYFYSCGWMSHLWPSCKCLSCCSSFSSCWRCNRTKCHHATSLIRRKWFYEDGCFTTGVR